A window from Candidatus Tectomicrobia bacterium encodes these proteins:
- a CDS encoding NYN domain-containing protein — protein MKMAERSEEIALYIDFENLAHGFRTAQEEFDIDRVLARLVEKGKVVMKRAYCDWSRYAKFKAPLHEAGIELVEIPRRSMTGKNSADIRLVVDAMDLCFSKEHIGTFVIASGDSDFSPLVSKLKENGKHVIGLGMKNSTSELLVSNCDEFIFYEHLETPEATHPRISPDLPKQKREAFGLLLDSVDALQRENVGILWSSMVKETMKRKRPSFTERSHGYRTFSDLLEDAQRHGLVSLRKDERSGSYVVTGLGGARSNGHGAAGREEAPPPPAAPAKRSPARRRSRRKASEKGEAPAAEAPMPEAPADEDA, from the coding sequence ATGAAAATGGCGGAACGGAGCGAGGAAATCGCCCTTTACATCGATTTCGAGAACCTCGCGCATGGCTTTCGGACGGCGCAGGAGGAGTTCGACATCGATCGGGTGCTGGCCCGGCTCGTGGAAAAGGGCAAGGTGGTGATGAAGCGGGCCTACTGCGACTGGTCCCGCTACGCGAAGTTCAAGGCGCCTCTCCACGAGGCTGGAATCGAGCTGGTGGAGATCCCCCGGCGGTCCATGACCGGCAAGAACTCGGCCGACATCCGGCTCGTCGTGGACGCGATGGACCTGTGCTTCTCGAAGGAGCACATCGGGACCTTCGTCATCGCCTCGGGCGACAGCGACTTCTCCCCCCTCGTCTCGAAGCTCAAGGAGAACGGCAAGCACGTCATCGGGCTCGGGATGAAGAACTCGACCTCGGAGCTCCTGGTTTCGAATTGCGACGAATTCATCTTCTATGAGCACCTGGAGACGCCGGAGGCGACCCATCCCCGCATCTCCCCCGATTTGCCCAAGCAGAAGCGCGAGGCGTTCGGGCTGCTGCTCGATTCGGTGGACGCCCTCCAGCGCGAGAACGTGGGTATTCTCTGGTCTTCCATGGTCAAGGAGACGATGAAGCGCAAGCGGCCCTCCTTCACCGAGCGGAGCCACGGCTACCGGACATTCAGCGACCTGCTCGAGGACGCCCAGCGCCACGGCCTGGTATCCCTGCGCAAGGACGAGCGGAGCGGGAGCTACGTCGTCACGGGCCTGGGAGGCGCGCGCTCCAACGGCCACGGAGCGGCCGGCCGGGAGGAGGCCCCTCCTCCCCCTGCGGCACCGGCCAAGCGGTCTCCGGCCCGGCGGCGCAGCCGGAGAAAAGCCTCCGAGAAGGGCGAGGCTCCGGCCGCCGAGGCCCCGATGCCCGAAGCGCCGGCGGACGAGGACGCCTAG
- a CDS encoding phosphoenolpyruvate hydrolase family protein produces MAGNFTREEVVARLHAERRSGRAVYDALCGSGITAKFAARGGADLVSTFNLAYFRMQGLSSMAGYLPIGDANAITLELGERSILNVVKECPVVAGVLGADPTRNMERFVDRLAGAGFHGVMNCPTVALIDGKFRSDLEETGMGYAREVEVLAYAHRRGLFTKAFCTTPEEALAMAEAGVDNIIVHFGNSSGGSIGSKTVMGLEPAAQRAASLLDALAPRHADRIVTCHGGTLERPADFEALLALEGRLDGYVGGSSAERFPIEEAVPKATQAFKAIRTRREGVLSR; encoded by the coding sequence ATGGCGGGGAATTTCACGCGGGAAGAGGTGGTCGCGCGGCTTCATGCGGAGCGGCGGTCGGGGCGGGCCGTCTACGACGCCCTCTGCGGCAGCGGCATCACGGCCAAGTTCGCCGCCCGGGGCGGCGCCGATCTCGTGAGCACCTTCAACCTCGCCTATTTCCGGATGCAGGGTCTGAGCTCCATGGCGGGCTATCTCCCCATCGGGGACGCCAACGCCATCACTCTCGAGCTGGGCGAGCGCTCCATCCTGAACGTGGTGAAAGAGTGCCCGGTCGTGGCCGGAGTGCTGGGGGCCGACCCGACCCGGAACATGGAGCGCTTCGTGGACCGGCTGGCCGGGGCGGGCTTCCACGGTGTGATGAACTGTCCAACGGTCGCCCTCATCGACGGCAAGTTCCGCAGCGATCTCGAGGAAACCGGGATGGGCTACGCGAGGGAGGTGGAGGTCCTGGCCTACGCCCACCGCCGAGGGCTCTTCACAAAGGCCTTCTGCACCACCCCCGAGGAAGCCCTCGCCATGGCCGAGGCCGGGGTGGACAACATCATCGTCCACTTCGGGAATAGCTCCGGCGGCTCCATCGGATCGAAGACCGTCATGGGGCTGGAGCCTGCCGCCCAACGGGCGGCGTCCCTCCTCGACGCCCTGGCTCCCCGGCACGCGGACCGCATCGTCACCTGCCACGGCGGGACGCTGGAGCGCCCGGCCGACTTCGAGGCGTTGCTCGCGCTGGAAGGAAGGCTCGACGGCTACGTCGGGGGCTCCTCCGCCGAGCGCTTCCCGATCGAGGAGGCCGTCCCCAAGGCCACCCAGGCCTTCAAGGCCATCCGGACCCGGAGGGAGGGGGTCCTCTCCCGCTAG